A part of Gemmatimonas groenlandica genomic DNA contains:
- a CDS encoding alpha/beta fold hydrolase, with translation MRTRLLHPLVAQFACACLALAGAQAQVPQATRAKTGTSAIRNIILVHGAYADGSSYAKVIPLLRARGLRVTAVQNPLTSLANDVAATRRAIARQDGPVILVGHSSAGVVITQAGADPKVVGLVYISAIIPDAGQSALDAISGYPPTPGGAQQPKDASGYLTITHQGVIEDFVPDIPMAERELVYETQGDWYSGFLNEKVTAAAWRTKPSWVIIPDDRMVPPQHQRDAARRMQAKTTKLKSGHVPMLSQPQRVADVILDAAANASRRTVAANLSR, from the coding sequence ATGCGTACCCGACTACTCCACCCGCTCGTCGCCCAGTTCGCCTGCGCTTGTCTTGCTCTGGCAGGCGCGCAGGCGCAGGTGCCTCAGGCCACACGCGCGAAAACTGGAACCTCCGCCATCCGGAACATCATCCTCGTTCACGGCGCCTACGCCGATGGCTCGAGCTACGCCAAGGTGATTCCGTTGCTGCGTGCACGCGGGCTTCGGGTCACGGCCGTGCAGAACCCTTTGACGTCTCTCGCCAACGACGTGGCCGCGACGCGGCGTGCCATCGCGCGGCAGGATGGGCCCGTGATTCTCGTCGGGCACTCGTCTGCTGGCGTCGTCATCACGCAGGCTGGTGCCGACCCCAAGGTGGTGGGTCTGGTATACATCTCCGCGATCATCCCCGACGCCGGACAGTCTGCCCTCGATGCGATCAGCGGATACCCGCCCACGCCGGGCGGGGCGCAGCAACCCAAGGATGCTTCAGGATATCTTACAATCACGCATCAGGGTGTCATCGAGGACTTCGTTCCGGACATCCCGATGGCGGAGCGCGAACTCGTGTACGAAACGCAGGGCGACTGGTACTCGGGATTTCTCAACGAGAAGGTGACCGCCGCCGCGTGGAGGACGAAGCCGTCGTGGGTCATCATCCCGGATGATCGCATGGTCCCGCCGCAGCACCAGCGCGACGCGGCGCGGCGCATGCAGGCCAAGACGACGAAGCTCAAGTCCGGCCACGTGCCGATGTTGTCGCAGCCACAGCGAGTGGCCGATGTGATTCTGGACGCGGCTGCTAACGCGAGTCGACGCACGGTCGCGGCGAACCTGAGCCGTTGA
- a CDS encoding alpha/beta hydrolase, with amino-acid sequence MNELDAPRAPTKGSIAAPRKSDIPEAPSRLEPATQRFIDGLVGVPPLYTLSPQAAHQALTDLQSQPIPLRPADITDMEWPVGPTGSTRVRIVRPAGVTTTLPVLMYFHGGGWVLGDTVSHDRLVRELAEGVQAAVVFVDYINSPAAKYPTQNEQAYAAMVYAVEHAQELKLDASRLAVAGDSVGGNMSAVITLLAKERGGPTISQQVLLYPLLDYLSYDSSYQKFGEGPWLIAKTMRWMFDLMDMDGTEDHHAYPLRATVDQLRGLPEALIVTDDDILQDEGEAYASKLGAAGVRVTSVRYNQTVHDFAMLNPLADTPATRSVVRLVVATLRDALYPHT; translated from the coding sequence ATGAATGAGCTCGACGCACCGCGCGCCCCGACCAAAGGCAGCATCGCCGCACCGCGCAAGTCCGACATCCCCGAAGCACCGAGTCGTCTCGAGCCTGCGACGCAGCGATTCATCGATGGCCTCGTAGGAGTGCCGCCGCTTTACACGCTGAGTCCGCAAGCCGCGCATCAGGCGCTCACCGATCTGCAATCACAGCCCATTCCACTGCGTCCAGCGGATATCACCGACATGGAATGGCCGGTCGGTCCCACCGGATCGACGCGCGTACGCATCGTGCGCCCCGCGGGCGTAACGACGACGCTGCCCGTTCTCATGTACTTCCACGGTGGAGGCTGGGTGCTGGGCGACACGGTTTCGCATGACCGCCTCGTGCGCGAGCTGGCCGAAGGGGTACAGGCGGCGGTCGTGTTCGTGGACTACATCAATTCTCCGGCAGCGAAGTATCCGACGCAGAATGAGCAGGCATACGCGGCGATGGTGTACGCCGTGGAGCACGCGCAGGAGTTGAAGCTTGACGCGTCGCGGCTGGCGGTGGCCGGTGATAGCGTGGGCGGCAACATGTCCGCCGTGATCACGCTACTCGCCAAGGAGCGGGGCGGTCCGACGATCTCGCAGCAGGTGCTGCTGTATCCGCTGCTGGACTACCTGTCGTATGACAGCTCGTACCAGAAGTTCGGCGAGGGTCCCTGGCTCATTGCGAAGACCATGCGGTGGATGTTCGACCTGATGGACATGGACGGGACCGAGGATCACCACGCCTATCCGCTGCGTGCGACGGTGGACCAGCTGCGCGGTTTGCCGGAGGCGCTGATCGTCACCGACGACGACATCCTCCAGGATGAGGGTGAGGCATATGCGTCGAAGCTCGGCGCGGCCGGCGTGCGGGTGACCTCGGTGCGCTACAACCAGACGGTGCACGACTTCGCCATGCTCAATCCGCTCGCAGACACGCCGGCGACGCGCAGCGTCGTCCGCCTGGTCGTCGCGACGCTGCGCGACGCGCTCTATCCACATACCTGA